In one window of Tursiops truncatus isolate mTurTru1 chromosome 5, mTurTru1.mat.Y, whole genome shotgun sequence DNA:
- the CSN2 gene encoding beta-casein yields MKVLILACLLALALAREKEERIVSSETVKSLSSSEESVMHINEQKIEKFKHEEQQQTEDERQDKIHHFSQQQPLVYSYTGPIPYPILTQNILPLAQPPVVVPFPQPEIMEVPKAKETILPKHKEMRFPKSPVEPFIESQSLTLTDLENLQLPLPLLKSLMHQPPHRLPPTPMFPPQPLQSLSQPKVLPIPQQVVPYLQRDMPIQALLLYQEPVLGPIRGLYPVIVSPNLLIVLFHL; encoded by the exons ATGAAGGTCCTCATCCTTGCCTGCTTGTTGGCTCTTGCCCTTGCAAGAGAG AAAGAAGAACGCATTGTATCCAGTGAG ACTGTGAAAAGCCTTTCAAGCAGTGAG gaATCTGTTATGCACATCAATGAG CAGAAAATTGAGAAGTTTAAACATGAGGAACAGCAGCAAACAGAG gaTGAACGCCAGGATAAAATCCACCACTTTTCCCAGCAACAGCCTCTAGTCTATTCCTACACTGGGCCAATCCCTTACCCTATTCTTACACAAAACATCCTGCCTCTTGCTCAGCCCCCTGTGGTGGTGCCTTTCCCTCAGCCTGAAATAATGGAAGTCCCCAAAGCTAAGGAGACTATCCTTCCTAAGCATAAAGAAATGCGCTTCCCTAAATCTCCAGTAGAGCCCTTTATTGAAAGCCAGAGCCTGACTCTCACTGATCTTGAAAATCTGCAGCTTCCTCTGCCTCTGCTCAAGTCCTTGATGCACCAGCCTCCCCATCGTCTTCCTCCTACCCCCATGTTTCCTCCTCAGCCACTGCAGTCCCTTTCTCAGCCCAAAGTCCTGCCTATTCCCCAGCAAGTGGTGCCCTACCTCCAGAGAGATATGCCCATCCAGGCCCTTCTGCTGTACCAGGAGCCTGTACTTGGTCCTATCCGGGGGCTCTACCCTGTTATTGTAAGTCCAAATTTACTAATTGTGCTGTTTCACTTATGA